The Penaeus monodon isolate SGIC_2016 chromosome 1, NSTDA_Pmon_1, whole genome shotgun sequence DNA window GGTTTTCTCCTTATAATctgaaatagaacaaaaaaaatggggaagcgaggagagaaacgagaggtgttagaaggaagaggaatggggggagaaCGAAAGCGAGAACAAGGCAAATAACTgagaaagcggaggaggaggaggaggaggtgaaggaagaggaggaggaggagtaaagcatatacataagtctatttctgttaccagtggaccacgtggctgtttaccacgtggatcctAGTACCAAATAggaactcagcgagggcgtagatgatgatgttatctgatctcgcttgacccttcagttcatgacctgagctcgacgcggtaagatcggcctagccctccccctccgggctggctgacctgacccttGACCCAGAAAaccgctattacccatatatatatatatatatatatatatatatatatatatatatatatatatatatatatatatatagacatcgtctcgtgtgttcccatactgtgtggtacgacTCCCAATAATGAGTTAAgcattataccagtatcactacccctgcaaagccattataatagggttctatacccgttataaggaggaggaggagaaaaagaagaagacggaagagaaagaggatgagatggAAAATGATGAGACGgaaaaggagcaggagaagaaagaaacggaggaagagaaggataaaaaagcggaaacggaaaagaaaaagaccgGATGAAGGAGCAGAAcaaggaggagacgaggaagacgGGGATGGAAAACGTGGCGGAGAAAGCGAaggatactaatattaatgataaggatgataatgtcaatggtaatgatggtgtacTTCTACTATGATTACTGCCactgttgctactactgctacataaataacaacaataataataataacgataatcatagtaataattgttaacactgttatcatcatcataggaAGTGAAAAATGTtcatagtagtataataatagtgataataataagaatgacaatatcaatatcgataataattgttaataataataatggaacaacaacaataacagtcagtaaaaataataacaataattagaataataataacaagagaaattacTTTTAACTAGATAACACTTGGCCCCCATTGTTTATGGTAAGCCACAAACCACTTCCATGAcagcgaagattttttttttctcaagaccAATCATGGTtgcttcaaaaattatttttgagtATTTTATGAATGCTGTATTCTATTTACATGGACACAAGTTTTGCTTAATGTTAGCGGGGGCAAAAGTACTTTTTTGGTTGGTTCTCTTTTCTATACATATTGGTAATAAATCTGTCTGCTTGCCTTAGTAATCAAACTTTGTCATGACGTTACCCTTCCACAAGGATCACTTGCCTGAAATCGATTTCCTTATGCTGTATCCATACAAGGGGCGTGCTCGTGTGGACGCACATTGTTATCAAACTGTGTTATCTTTTCGCCGCCAAACCATCGACGAGCCAGTCTCACGCTTGAACAATTGTCCAGTTGTAACCATGGCCCGCCGCCCTGCAACTGCTCCATCTGTTATTGCGACTTAAATAAACAGAAGGATTACGTGTCGATTGCTGCATTTCTCGCGGTATTCAAGAATATCATGTCTTTCATATTCTTGGTTAACAGTTAATGgttaagaaacaaataaatgtgctagatatcaaaggtcatatggcactATAGGACAATATAGAAGCGAAAAGAGTAAAGGATGAGGGGAATGGGTTTGAGTAAATAGGTGATAAGAAGAGCAGGGCGAAGGACAGCGTTGGAAAAggtagcgagagaaaaagaaaaaccttgtGGACGTCTGGCCCCGcgtaaagtgaggccaagtttgaatctaaGGACTATTACCTCAGAGGGTCAGGCTCGAGCTTGTAAGGAGCCACCGTAGTTTGCACGCTTGCACCATGGAAAGATTGGGCATGTAGAGGGCAGCGGCCTTTAGAGTAATAGTGCTTGACAGGGTGGCTAAAACGCTAAATATTTTTAACATTGACGGCCGATATAGACCTCTTGTGGAAGGTCATGTTTCGGCAATATTGGTGGACTCCCGGCGGCtttagggtggggggtgggggtagtgtaGCACTGTACTAATAATGCATCATAGTCAACGAGGCTGGCAAGCAGGTCGATTTCGGTCTGGCCAATTCTTGTCGTAGACAGGGCAATCAACcggggagatggaaacagttccggtacaagtattaagATGGAAGTAAAGCAAAGCGTTGATATAGCACGAGATGTAACTGCGAAAAGGTGTGAACTATCGGAACGgctgcagaaggaaactttgcctacttgtttttggagacattgttggaatgGGAGGATATTATCAGAGTAAAGGGCTGTAGGGagaattatctttaaaaatcgaTCCCACTTAACTGGATTAAAaagagtactcaaaaggtttgtagaagtGATAGTagttgaaggggaaaaaacgaaaagatgaatagtagtaataagggaggagggagttgaaaatgaagaagactggaaaatatagggagagaggaatgttTTCTGAAAGATGGGTAATGACCTGGGTGTGTGACTTGGAACAGATTGAGCTGACAACAGCTATCGGTGAGGGTGTTGTAGTAGCAGTGTACAGAGTCGTGATCAAAGGGGAGCCAGGGGTCGGGGATCCGGAAAAGTTAAAGTCAGTGGGGCTAGTTGATATAGGAGCAAGCCTCAGTGTCCTTAATAAGGGTACAAAATCATAACTGCATTATGTGGGAAAAATTTATTCACCTCTTCTCCCATGAGGGGTAAGGGTTAGATAACTGAATAGAGAGAGGAATTCCATGCCTATGGCTCCCTGAAGCCGTTCTGGGCTGACCCAAAGCCAGCCTTTTTTCCTTTCAACGCGGCTCTCACGTCTTAGGAAGTCGACAAAGGAGGGCTTGGATAAGATAggcaaaaggaaaggggggagggaaagaccgTGCAGAAGCCCAAGCTAAGGGAAGTCCCCGACACTGGCTCTGTCTCGGTCCAATGAGCTCCCACTCTCACAGCATCAGGCATGGGACTGGAGCGGGGCCTCCCAATTTTTGATTGGATATTTTAACAGGCTTTCACAACGTAAACATTTGTCTTTGTTTAGAACATCAATTAGAATGTACATTCCATACGCTAATTTATATAACAGTACTATACAATAGAGGAAAATTTAGCGTATCAAAATAGGTGGTATAGCATATTTTCACCGTGAATAAATACCATAATAAAGTCCAATTCTCATACAGTACCTTTATTTGCAAACAAGAATAATCGGGTAGAGATCCATGATGCAAAGTTTGTACAAAAAAGCTGGATaagcaaggaaaataaaaggtgTCCTAAATtcaaacttttttatttctttatccagAATGTTCAGTCACTTTGAGGGGAATAACaacttttttatattcaaaacaATGACGTTACAAatacttctctttttctgtgcatccttttaatctatttaaacaaaaaagaaaatgtatttagtATTTTATGCTACTAAAAAGATTTACTGTTTTACACTTTTATGGTAAACTGAATTTTTAAACTTACCTCtgcatatttatattagtattatagagagaaggagaaggaaaggaggaggaaaagaggggaagagggagagggagagggagagggagagggagagggagagggaggaggggaaggaggaagcggaggagggggaagaggaggaggaggaggaataagaggaggaggaggaataagaggaagagaggaataagaggaagaggaggagagaggaggaggaggaggaggaggaggagggaggggggagggagggagggaggggggggagggggaggggaggggagggggaagaggaaggggaggggaagaggaagagggaggggaaaggggagaggaagtggaagagggatggagagggagagggagggagagagagggggagaaaagaaagaaagaaggaaaagagagagaaaaggaaatgaagagagacagagaaagaaaggaagagagagagagcaattttgTAACATTATAACATTGCTATGTTTGCTTGTCAATCCATATAAGAACTatgatcagggggggggggagagagagagagagaggagagaagagagagagagagagagagagagagagagagagagagaagagagagagaaaagagaagagaggaggagagagagagagagagaggagagagagagagagagagagagagagagagagaggagagagagagagagagagagagagagagagagagagagtgagagagagagagagagaatgaatttgTAACATTATAAGTGAGAGAGTGAATTAGTATGAGCactactgtgtgtgtatacaggtgtGCTTCATTTGCTGGTCAGTCCATATAAGAACTACAATCATatattctacaaatatatatttctctaaaatatattaaaaaaaaaaaacagtaactaaAACAGCTGTATGAGTCCATGCAAAAGGGCAAGAAAACATACAATACAACACCAATAAATCTCTCTTAACAATTCCatccttaaaaaatattttgactattctgtataaatataaataatcagaCACTTCACACGTCTACCTCTTTTTAAGATTCTCCTGAAATTCAAAATCCTCCAACTGCTTGTATGTAATGCAATAAGCAACAATTGATTGATGAAGTGATAACATTTGCATGTGAAAAGTGAGAAAGTGAACAATGCCTCTAATGCACATCAACGTGAAGTGGCCATAAATTcaacctggaggaggaggaggaggaggaggaggaggaggaggaggaggaggaggaggaggaggaggaggaggaggaggaggaggaggaggaggaggaggaggaggaggaggaggaggaggaggaggaggaggaggagaggaggaggaggagaggagaagaagaagaagaagaagaagaagaagaagaagaagaagaagaagaagaagaagaagcagaaagaagaagaagaagaagaatagaggagaggaaagggtgagggagacagaaaggagagagctaagaaggtaaagaaagaaggaaagaaggaagaaaggaaaggagggagagaaagtaccTACATTTGGCATTAAGTACAAATGTTTTCAGAATCTCCCagcactttgaaaaaaaaatggcactGCAGTTAAAGACTAGGCGttggccttttttccctttcccaattacAGGAGGAACTCAAAGCACCATGCCCTGCCATTTGCTTATTTCTTAGGACTGGCTGAATATGGCCTTTACTATGGCTACCTTGTCTCTGCATGAGGAAATGCTGCTTCAGAGGCAAAATAACAACAGGAACCTGGTAACAGTACACTTTGGCTATTCATCATAAAAATGGCACAGCAACAGATGCCAATGCAtataaacaccatcattatcattatacatgcaAACCAAAcagtatatatcaattatatctgCAAGTGACACATCATTCTTCAAGCacaatctttcactttttttctttcacataatACAGAGACCTATTCAGAAACACAGAGCAGTTTGTACACAAAAGGGGCATTCAAGTCCCATATCAAGAACAAACCTTAAGTCTAATGATTATTTAGTATCTGTGATACTTTGAAATTACAAAATAAGtgtaatcatatttttaaaataatagtaaaaatgataataatacagaaattcatactgaatataaaagaaagaaaacaaatacttGTTCAAATAAAAATGCTATTTATTGCTGACTCTCATGTATtccatttattccttttcttacttTTGAAAGTGAAGGTGAAGACACTTATGTCACTCCATAAACACCAAATAAATCAATAACCATGCATAAATCACAATCCTCAAAAATATTAAAAGCATTAACCACTGGTAGCACTTTCAACCTAAATAAAGGTGTCTATAAACGAGAGACAAGAAACATTATCCGACAAAAGATTTTCTTCTCATGTGATTTTTTTCCAAATGACCTTTTAATTCTTCAGAATATCTATATTGTGTAAGTGACACAAACTGCTAGTATTTATCGACCTAATACCCTGCTGGtgcacaaaaaaaattgaaacatgaAATTTCCAGAATACATttaggaaaaaaacattaaatgatGTTGCATTTACATTAGGCAATATAATCACCCTAGGAGTTGTTTAGTTAATGCATTacctttaaatataaatatacaaatgtttatataggcctatatatccaTCCTACTATATAacatgaaaaagagaatgagaatcatACCAATGACTTTAATATAAATCCTTGACTTTAAAACTATCTAATTCCAGTAGCCTTATAACAAAAATTCCTTTTCAGACATTTAttctcctaataataataataatatacttcttttcttaacttctttcttttcctttttgcttcttaCCTACCCATTTACTGCAGagctttcaatttcttttttttttacctgtacaaatataaagaaatgagagaaagaaagaaagtaaaaaaaatagcacCCTCTCTAACCAGGTTTCaatatcacatttttatttttagtaacaAATGGTTTCCACCACAACTAAGGAATTACTACCAATAATACAATGCACTCAGCAACAATGTCCAATCAATGCAAAGTTGTAGGCATCCTGTTGTCCTCAATTTCAACATgctcttgtcattatcatcaccatctcaaaACCTTGAGAAATGTCTCCTTTCCCCAGTCAAGTTTTGTAGCAGCTacaggaaaataaataattaaataaatgatatgttGCAATTTATATGCCTAATAAGagacatataaatttttatagaaacaagtctacttatcattatttgtaaagTTCTTACCCAAAGCCTACAGGAAAATGTTGTGTTCACTGTAGTAATGTTTTGAGACAAGTATTTgcatatagatggctctgcaagtgcttagccacaaaggagtcaattagtagaccttgtgactgaCCTCATCTGATtgcacctttccttgagtttactggaaaatgtttgtttttttactaaagctagcaatattgatgctgttatttttattatagacattataattattatagtgttatttacATTCCTAACAGCAATATTACatacaagaaaatatttttgaaaatcaaggaaaggggatAACAGGTGAAACAGGTAGTACtcataactggctcattggtgacttgtggagccatctatgaaTACAAGcatttaataaattaaactcaaagtgggcatggcatgtatacCCAGTGCATTTGGGTCTATTAAGAGCAAGACTCTCTTGAAGTCCTAAAGTCATCCCATTCACATTTATCAATGCATTTATCATCACATGCAgggaaaatttgataattttcCCTCAAatgtattcactttttttttttttaactaaaggaCAATATTTACTTTCTACTTTGGATGTACTGACTGTCATTCTTGCCTAAGGAAAATGGTCATCTACCTGCTGTATTTCATGTCTGAGCAATTATGGCACCCATCCAGTCAATTGCACAAGTAAAGCTTGTGTGATTGGACATtattatgaaaagaaataataaccataatgagataaatataagctcataaattgagagaaaaaaatgcattaatgaCAGACTTTACCCCAAATGATGATAGTGAGATTCACCATAAAATACAAACTAAAACCTACATCTCCTAAAAGGTAATCTGATTAATCAACAGCACAAATGAGTATGATTACAAGAAGAGGAATTGATGGCAAGACTTGTAACACTGTTTTAACAGCAGGACCTTTCATTGTATAAATAACTGATATTGATGCACCTCTTTCACACAACATTAATTCTGATGATTAATATCACAGTAAATAGGACTGAGTTTATAAACACTCCCTTCATAGTGAGGGTTGTGGCATTGGCAATCTACGGCTCACAAAAAGTTTTTTCATGTCTTAAAGCAAGCTAAAATAAAAGAGCatagacaaataagaaaaaatggaaaagataaaaaaaaaactaacttccTTTTCATATTCAATACAATTCATCGCGCTAGcaagaacatgcacacacacagttgcaaccatatatacataagtactaATACACATTATAATGTACTCAGGCTCattgaacaaaaaatataatcacaacacaaacacacacacacactgtactttTTGACAAGTATTATTAATGCCATAACAAACAGCACCACAGCATTAACACAGTCTCACTTATCTCCATGAACACTTAGGATTGTAACTTCttagctttgatttttttataggaTGGCATTTGGCAACTGTCGCTGGTTCATTCAGCATGTTCCAGAGCTTGACCATTGTTGAGGGGCCAACCCCATGACCCATTATGACCTCCTTGAAGAGACAGGGGCTCACAGCTCGAGGATGGTAACTGAAACCCACATTGTCCACAGGACGAACACCAATACTTCGTGCACACAGCCCTGTGAGGAAGACATCCTCTAAGTGGAAGTAAGGTGCAGCAAGGGCTGCCTTGAATAAGCGTCCTACCATGTCCCCAGAGTACACATAGCCTGTTCCAGACAAGTAGTTGGGATATTTACCCTCTCGAAACATGTACTGTGGTGTGTACCATTTAGACCATTGGTCATGGATGGGCTTTGCACCACAGATGAGGCTCCCCATCAAGAGGGGTGTCTTTGTTATAGTTTGGTTCAGGAGGGTCTTCTGAAGGTTAACTACATTGACAAAAATGTCATCATCTACCTTCATGACAAATTTTACTGTTGGACAGTTGCGGTGAACCCACTTCAGCATGAACACTGTCTTGAGTGTAAGGTTGGTGTATGAGTCAATGAAGTCCTCAATGACCAAATCTCCATGCCTAAAACTCTCCTCCTGTAAGGCCTCACTGATGGGCTGATCTCCCTTTGATTTTCCCAGAGGAAGACTAGTTCGACTAGATGTCTTGTGTGTTTGCTCTTGCTCCTTCAATGGAAGATTTGGTCCCACGGGGCAGGGGGGCCTttgaaaaaaccaaaaggaatgaggggtttttttccccccttttaaaataaggggggggggttcccctttttgttttttagtttgggttcaggaaaaaaaggggccccttctttgggaaaaagggttaaaaaaaaaaaaaaaaaaaaaaaaaaaaaaaaaaaaaaaaaaaaaaaaaaaaaaaaaaaaaaaaaaaaaaaaaaaaaaaaaaaaaaaaaaaattttttttttttttttttttttttttttttttttttttttttttttttttttttttttaaaaaaaattgaaaaaaaaaaaaaaaaaatttgggaaactttccctttaaggaaaaaaagaattcccaaaattttaaaatttcaaatgaaacttttttatttgttaggGGGGTGAATTTCAAAATTCCGCAAAcaaaaatccctttaaatttttaagggcctcaaaagggaaaaatttttaaaggagacTATTGATTTTGATaccaaaaaaggggccaaaagaatttttttggggttttgcccgttcttaaaggaaaagggggggaaggggaaacaaaaatttggccccaagggaaggggaaggaaggacgggataaaaaggaaaaaaaggggggaaaaaaatttttaaaggtttgaagggggagggagggaaaaatgggggaggaaagggggaaagggaaggggaaaaaagggggaggggggaaaaaaggggaaaaaagggggaaaaaaaagggaaaaatcagatttagaaaggaaaaatatggggaaaggggggaaaggggtagggaaaaaggcgggagggaaagaaaaaaggggaaagggggggaaaaaaaagaaaaaggggaaaaaaaagggaggggttttgtaaaaggggagaaataaaaggggggaaaagggaagaaaaaaaaaaaaggtttttaattttttaagggggggaagggggagggaaagaagggaaaaaagcaagattggggggaaaaaggagaggccGGTTAGCCCCAAGGAAGGGGAGGAACCCAGGAAcccaaaaggaaggaggggaagctaaaaaggggttttttggaaaaaaattaaattaaataaaaaaggaaaaaggaaaaatattaaaaaagaaaaaggaaaaaaagaaaggggaaaaaggggaaatgaacgaaaaaaacaaagaacgagaatggggaaaaggggaaaaatttaaaaagttttggaaacaaaaaacccaattaaagataaaaggaaaaaatttgagaagagcccaaaaaaaagaagtattgggatggaagaagagaggaaggggggaagggaaaagggaaaaggggaaggaagaaggggaaggagggggaagaaaaaagggaaggaagaagggaaggaaaaaagggagagggagggaggggagggaggggggaaaaggaatgaagggaggaaaaaaagggaaaaaggggggagtagggggggaaaaggggggaggaacggggagaaagatgaaaagaagggggaaagggggagaggaaagggagagagaaagagaaggggaagaaaaaggagggagagattgagaccaaggccgagagaaaga harbors:
- the LOC119576809 gene encoding beta-1,3-galactosyltransferase 1-like; the encoded protein is MIWSQPPCPVGPNLPLKEQEQTHKTSSRTSLPLGKSKGDQPISEALQEESFRHGDLVIEDFIDSYTNLTLKTVFMLKWVHRNCPTVKFVMKVDDDIFVNVVNLQKTLLNQTITKTPLLMGSLICGAKPIHDQWSKWYTPQYMFREGKYPNYLSGTGYVYSGDMVGRLFKAALAAPYFHLEDVFLTGLCARSIGVRPVDNVGFSYHPRAVSPCLFKEVIMGHGVGPSTMVKLWNMLNEPATVAKCHPIKKSKLRSYNPKCSWR